The following are from one region of the Salvia splendens isolate huo1 chromosome 2, SspV2, whole genome shotgun sequence genome:
- the LOC121792654 gene encoding mitochondrial intermembrane space import and assembly protein 40 homolog codes for MILLNCMAFPSKCHLSRFKSNLLNPISVLPIFFAYVSLLLNATSVYFDFSKYSTIFQVVMGQSQSAVTSEDSKTTASLPITENSAQPSLDSLIAEAAAYGGEDSSQSLEAQAQKALECPCIAHLRSGPCGDQFSSAFVCFLKSTAEEKGSDCVHPFVALQNCIKANPDAFSKDVLEDEEEVKKEDEPTPKYRVRPPLWSRKSKTPTQ; via the coding sequence ATGATCTTGTTAAATTGCATGGCTTTTCCTTCTAAGTGCCATTTGTCCCGTTTCAAGTCCAATCTTTTGAATCCTATATCCGTCTTACCAATTTTCTTCGCCTATGTATCATTGCTTCTTAATGCAACCAGTGTCTATTTTGATTTCTCTAAATACTCAACCATATTTCAGGTGGTAATGGGCCAATCACAGAGTGCTGTAACTTCAGAGGATTCAAAAACCACAGCTTCCCTACCAATAACAGAGAATTCAGCACAGCCTTCGCTTGATTCTTTAATTGCTGAAGCAGCTGCATATGGTGGCGAGGACAGCAGCCAATCTCTTGAAGCACAAGCACAGAAGGCATTAGAGTGCCCTTGCATTGCTCACTTGCGAAGTGGGCCATGCGGCGACCAATTCTCCAGTGCTTTCGTTTGCTTCCTCAAGAGCACGGCTGAAGAGAAAGGGTCTGACTGCGTGCATCCTTTTGTCGCTCTACAGAACTGCATAAAAGCCAATCCAGACGCGTTTTCTAAAGACGTGTTGGAGGATGAAGAGGAGGTCAAGAAAGAGGATGAACCAACCCCTAAATACAGAGTCCGGCCTCCCCTTTGGTCTAGAAAGTCTAAAACTCCAACTCAGTAG